CCGGGCTCTGCAAAAGCTCGCCCAGGTCGTTTGCCTTGAAGACGAAGGTGGCCCGGGCGGGGATCGCCTCCAGCACCGCATTGGGTTTGAAGGGTTGGCAAAACGAATAGCCGAAAATCGCCGCCGCAAAAACAGCGCCCAGTCCAATCGTCAGTGCAAATTGCAATTTCCTGTTCAAATCATTAGGCCTTTACGGTTCCCACGATGTCGGCTACTGAAGAGTGACCCTTTTTGATGAGATAATGTTCAATCCCGTCGATCACGCGGTCAATCGTGGAGGGGTCAACAAAGTTGGCCGTGCCCACGGCAACCGCCGTTGCCCCGGCAATCATGAATTCAATGGCGTCCTCCGGCTCGAAGATGCCGCCCATGCCGATGATCGGGATATCGATCGCCCTGGCCGCATCGAAAACCAGCTTGATCGCGATCGGTTTGATCGGCGGGCCGCTCAGGCCGCCAAACTTGTTGGCGAGCTCCGGCTCCAGCGTATCGATGTTGATCGCCATGGCCGGCATCGTGTTCATGATCGAGATGGCGTCCGCGCCGCTATTCTCGGCCGCCTTGGCGAACGCCGCGATATTCGGCACATTCGGCGCCAGCTTCGGGATGATCGGCTTCTGCGTCTTGCCGCGCACCAGCTCGATCACGCGCGAAAAGGTGTCCACCTCCGTGCCGAAGGCCGATCCGCCCTCCTTCACGTTCGGGCAGGAGAGGTTGATCTCGTAGGCCGAAACCGTCTCTTCGCCATCGAGCATTTCCACAACCGTTCCATAGTCGTCCATGCCCTTGCCCCAAATATTCACGATCACCGGGGTGTCGTACTGCTTCAGGAACGGTACATATTTTTCAATGAAGCCCTTGGCGCCCGGGCCCGGCAGGCCAATCGCGTTGAGCATGCCGCCGCGCGTCTCGAACGTGCGCGGGGTGGAATTGCCCACGTGCTCGTCCGGGCAGATGCCCTTCACGGTAATCGCGCCCAGCCGGTTCAGGTCCACGAGCTCCGCATATTCCGGCCCGTAGCCAAACGTCCCCGAAGCAACCGTCACCGGGTTCTTCATCTCCATCGAGCCAATTTTAATTTTCAGATCAACACTCATTACAAACCTTTGTTAAGGATCGCCACGAAGAGGCACAAAAGGCTCAAAGACCCGAACCGCTTTTGTCTTTGTGATTCTTGTTACTCTTTGTGGCTATTATACCAAATTAAACTGATTCCTTTTTTTACCACAGAGGGCACTGAGGCACAGAGGAGCGGGATTGCTATATTTCTCTGTGCCTCCGTGTCCTCTGTGGTGAGACCATTCAAGCTAAGTTCCTATTACTCGTTCCAGAGAATCTCGCGGGATTCGAAGATGGGGCCATCCTTGCAGCAGCGCGCCCATTCCCAGCCCTCGCCCGTCTTGCGCTTGATGACGCACGTCAGGCAGGCGCCAACGCCGCACGCCATGTTGCGGTCGAGCGACAGCCACGCCGTGAACTTGTTTGCGATGGCGCGGTCGCCCATGGCCTTCAGCATCGGGTTGGGGCCGCAGACGAACAGCTCGAGCGTTTCAATCTCCTGCTCCTTCATCCACGGATCAAACGCCGCCGTAACCAAGCCCTTGGTTCCGAGCGTGCCGTCGTCCGTCGTCGGGCGCACCTCCCAGCCGAGCGCCTCGAACTCCTTCACCAGCAGGATGTCGATTTCCGAGCGGCCGCCAAAAAAGGCGATCCCCGTCTTTTCCATGCGCTGCGCCAGAATGTAGAGCGCCGCGTTGCCGTAGCCTCCGGCCACGAGTACCGGTGTCTTGTTGGCGTCCGCTTCCGGGTAGCCGTTGCCCAGCGAGCCGATAATATCGACCTCGTCGCCCGGTTGGATGGCCGCCATCGCCTCGGTGCCGCGTCCGACCGCCTTGTAAAGGACGGCCACGCCCTCGGCATCGGCCTGGTAGATTGAAAACGGACGGCGGAGGATCCGCTCGTCCAGCCGGGGCACCTGGAGCTCAAGGAATTGGCCGGGTTTCACCAGGGGGCCGACGACCGGCGCGGCCAGGCGCAGGATGCGGTATTCGCCCTGGAAATTATGATGTTCTACTACGGTTGCTTTTTCCTGTTTCATATAGGGGCGGGATAATGGGGATTTCCCCCAATCGGGTCAAACGAATATGGAGTTACGACAGGGCATCGAACAAGACCTGCCACTCAGCCTCTAAAGAGGTGCGGCACTCCGGCCTACCGGCGCGGCGATACCAATAGGCCGCATTGCCGAGGTCGCCCTCCACCCGGTGGAGGTAGGCATGCACCCACGCCGCCTCCGCCGTATCGATCTCCTGCACAATCCGGTGCGCCCGATCCCAATCGCCCGCCCGTTCGGTCTCCAATGCCTGAATACATTCGTTGGTCTTCATGCGCAGACCATAGCCGGAAAATCCGGTGCATCCCCGTTTTTTCCGCAAAAAACCGCGGATGGGCAATAAACCTAGATCCGGGGATGGCCATCCACGATGCGCCCCTTCCTGAAACTCCCGGAAAGGCACAACAAACGCAACGGGATCGTCGGCAAACAAGCATTCGCAACAAAACCATGGCCTTTTGTGGAAGGTCGATAGCCTCGCCGACCGGGCATCGGGGCCGATGCCCCTCCAGCGCTTAATCGACGCGGATACGCCATTTCTTAAAAGTGCTCAAGCTGCCCCGAAAGTGGATGGATCGACCGGGCACATGTTCTGCGTCTTCGACGGCGGCCTGAGCATCCAGGAATACGAAGTGCCTGCCCCTGATAGCCAATACCTGATAACTGATAACCTACGAACGGAGTTCGTAAGAGGCGAAGGCATGGGCGGCGGCGTTGGCGGCATGGTCTACAGCCTCAAGCACCAAGGATCCAGCATCGAGAATCCAGCAATTATCTGCTCGCACGCCAACCATCGCGGTGATGTAATCGCCCGCAGTAACGCAAGTGGTTCTTTGACATCTTTCGCACTGTACGAGGCGTACGGAACCCGTCCATACGAATGGGGCGATGATCCAGACCGCCAGAAAGCGAATACCAAAGAAGAAGAGAAGGATTTGGGGCTGTTGAATGAGAGAATGCGCTTCAGGGATTTGGAGACTGGCGTATTTCTGACGAGGGACCCTATTGGGTATGCGGATGGACCGAATGTATATTGTTATGTGCATAGCAACCCGATTACGCAATTTGATCCCCTTGGTCTTGAGCTTGCCGTGGCAATGTCACCTGCTGAAACAGTGGATGAGTATATTGCAAATTGTGACGTATTGCTCGCAGCGATAGAGTATTTAGAGCAGTCGGGTGTTGCTTTGGAGTTGCTGGGTGATATTGCAGAGTGGGGTGAAACTGTAAGTATTAGCTTCAACGACAGCGATGATAATAGATATATCGATGCAGATAATACCATAAAGTGGGATTCAAATTCAGGATTGGGAGTTGGCGAAAATGGTGATGTGCAAAGTGCTGCATTAGGACTCGCGCATGAGCTTGGACATGCAGCGAAAGACAAAGCGGGCATTGATCAAAGTGCTGCGGATGTTGTTTTGGAGAATGAGATTATAGCTGAATATGAAACGCCGATAGCTAATGAATTGGGGGAACCTACCAGGGAACACTATTCTGATATAAACTGGGAGAGTCCCGATAATACAATGCCTGATTCAACAACATTCATTAACAATACTGAGACAGAATCCAATGGCGAAGCGGAAAAGGAGAGCCCTTCTGTGCCTGACGATGACGAAACGGGGGATTAGTGTGAAAAGCTCAGGGAAAATTTATTGCGCACTTTTGTTGTGTTCACTGGGTATTATATCTAGCGGTTCTAAGCACAAGCATAGAGGCCTGTCTTCCGAGATAAAGGTAGGAGTGGGTAGGGAGCAACTCGTATTTTATTGTATTCCATTCACTGTGCAAACTCGCAGGCCGCTGTCGGTCGAAGATGTGAAAAACAGATACGACTTCAAAGTCGAGATTCGCCATATCGGGGCTGATATTTGGTATGAGATCGATTCGGAGGTGAATAAGCTGAAGGCATCCGGACTCAAAGCATCCGATAAGCGAATTAATGTACGACTGGTGTGTGAGGTGATATTGAATGGGGAGTTAAAAACCACCTTCTGCTATGGTGCTGATAGGACAGGCATTATTGTGGATGGTGAGGTACTTCAGTCCCATGCTGACGATCTTTATAGTCTTGTTCGGGACTACATTCCGTCTCGTATCGGAGAAAGAAGGGGGACGAAGTGAGGGAAAAAGGGTCAACCAAAAAGGGTCAGGCCGCCTATTTCGTCATTTTTAATTTTGGGATGTTTTAGGGCGTTGTTATTTCATCTGCACCAGCCGCTGATTGCGGCTGTTTTTGTAAGGAGCCCTCTGTTCATCAGCAACGCTGATGAACAGAATATTGAACACCGAATGTAGAACATGGAACTTCGAAGGAATGCTATGAGAAGAGTGGTGTACATTGTTGCAGGGTTGGCGGTCGTGGTTGGTGCGGTGGTTTTGATTAACCGCGAACCTCCTTCGCCAAGGCTGCGGAGGTCAAGTATCGCGCAAGGAGCGCAAAAGAAAACGGAGGAGTGTTCGAGTTGCCCGGGGTGTTCCTCTTCTGATGGAGGGTCGTTGGCCTCAACGACCGATGCCGACCGAGCGGCAGACCGGGTGGAACCGTTCCCTCCAAATGTGGAGCGGGCTTTCTTGCCTGCTTCAGGGCCGGGATGGGCAGGCTGGAAAGCCTGCCCCACGGGACGGCGGGCGGCTCGGGTGGAACCTCGCCCTCCAACCAGTTTTTTCACAAGACGATTTATAACAGGACTATTTCCGGTGCGGGCGCAGAGGGGAATTCGGGTTCATTGGTTCCTTGCATTCTCACTTCTTACCATTTTGCGTTCCTAAACGAACCACCCATAACCTCTTCTTGTGCAATTTTTCTGACAGAATAATTAGGACAAAATAATTCATGGTTACGGCATAAAGGAAATCATTCTGTCCTAATTGTTCTGTCATTTTTTCTACTGCAAAGCCGCTTTGGTGTGAATCATGACCAATTAAACAGATTTGTTTTTTACCACAGAGGTCACCGAGACACAGAGCAATTGAACAATCCCGCTCCTCTGTGGTGAGACCATTCAAGTAAAGTTCATGGTAGGGATGAAGAGCCTGGCTGTGGTCTTTGTGCTATGCGCGCAATTGCTTCTCAATTGTGTGGCCAACAAAACCGCCCGCACCGGTTTTTAAAGCGGCGTGGCCTTTCAGTTCCCGCCGCCCTCCAAAAAATCTTTCCGCCCCTCCACGGGCGGCTCGGGTGGAACCTCGCCCTCCACACAGAGGCTCAAGATTCATGAGCTTGGAAACGTAAATGAACCACAGATGAACGCAGATAAACACAGAACCAAAAACAGGATATGCATAACCGATATCCAGTGGGGCCAATATCGTATCTTCTGAATGTCAGCGTCCATCGGTGTTCATCCGTGGTTCCCTTCCCGAATTAAGGATTATTTTGTGCAGGTTGCGCGTCGGGGATTCGCTGAATATTAACCGTGTTGGGGTTTTCATTTTGGCGGATTCGGTGTATTGCATGTTTCCATGCATTTGAAACTCTTTTGTCTTTTGTTGGTTTCTGGCACCGCCTTCGCGGCGACCAATGGGCCGCCGGCCATTACATTCCCGCGTTGGGCGCCGTCGGTGCGGGCGGGGTCGGTCTATCATTTCGATGCCGATATCGAGGGCGACGGTCCTTTCTCGGTCAACCGCTATTATATCGAGGCGGGATTGTCGCGGATGTGGGATTTTAGCCGGATGCTCTCTTTTTCCGTTGGGTATGGCCAGGAGGATTATAATTTCAACGACCTGGCGGAGGAGCCGTGGAACAATATCGATAGCTACAGCGTTGGACTGTTCGCCCGCTGGGCACTGAATGAGGAGTGGATGCTTTTTGCGGCACCGTCGGTGAGGTCGTATGTCGAAACCGGGGCGGATGTGGCCGATGGGCTTGGGGCTTCGTTTTTCGGCGGGGTGGGGTATCGGTTTGGCGAGTCGTTGTTTTTGGGGCCGGCGTTCGGTGTCTTTGGCCGGATTGAGGATGATCCGCTGGTGATTCCGATTCTTCTGGTTAATTGGGATATCACGGAGCGCCTTAATTTTAGTACGGGGGGCGGTTTTGCGGCAACGGCCGGGCCGGGGCTTGGGTTTACCTATGAACTGTCGAAGCATTGGAAGCTGGGGCTGCTGGGGCGCTATGAAAGCTTCCGGTTCCGGTTGTCGCCGGGAAATAGCCAGCCCGATGGCCTGGGGGAGGATAAATCCTTTTCACTTGTGGGTTCTGTTATGTATGAATTTTTCCCGGGAACCTACGTCTCTGGTATTTTTGGGTCTAAAATGGGTGGAGAAATGTCGGTCAGCGATGCGGATGATCATGAGATAGCATCTTTTGACTATGGAAGTGGTCTTGTTGGTGGTTTGGTTTTAGGTTTTAGGATGTAATATTCGTGCCTTTCAACTGTTTGGCTCAAAAAGCCGACTTAAATGGAGCATGTTTTTGCGGTAGATTATTTGTTGGCCAAAAATGTTGACAAAATTTAGGCATGTTTTAGTGTGCATGTACTTTTGGAGGTAAAAAGATGACAAATAAAACCATGGAAGGTGGCCAGGCGATTATCAAGTGCCTGGAAAACGAGGGAGTTGAATATATTTTCGGCTACTCCGGAGGATCGGTTATTCCGATCTTCGATGCGTTGGTGACTACCAACACCAAGATTAATTTTGTTTTGACGCGCCACGAGCAGGGGGCCGCCCATATGGCCGATGGCTATGCGCGCGCCACCGGCAAGCCGGCGGTGGTGCTGATTACCAGCGGCCCCGGTGCGACCAACACGCTGACGGGCCTGCTGACCGCCCACATGGATTCGGTGCCGATGATTGTTCTTTCGGGCCAGTCGGTTTCGTGGATGCTCGGAAAGGATGCCTTCCAGGAGGCGGATATCTTCGGCATCACCATGCCCGTTGTTAAGCATTCCTATCTTCTGAAGGAGACCAACGAGATTCCCCGGGTCATTCGCGAGGCGTTCCACATTGCCACCACCGGGCGGCCGGGGCCGGTTTTGATCGATATTCCCAAGGATATCAGTGCCGGGCCCTGCACGGCCGATCTCCATGCCGAGATGGATTTGCCGGGCTACACGGTCGATGGCTCGGTCGACAACGATACGGTTCTGGAAATTGCCGAGGCGCTTTCGAAGTCGAAGCGCCCGTTGATCCTCGCGGGGCACGGCGCCATGATTTCCGGCGCGGACGACAGCCTGAGGGCCTTGGCCGAGAAGGCGCAGATTCCGGTAACAACCACCTTGCTGGGCAAGGGCGTGTTCCCGGAAACCCATGAGCTTTCGCTGGGCATGCTGGGCATGCACGGAACGGCCTATGCCAACAAGGCGATCTGCGAGTGCGACCTGTTGCTGAACATTGGATCGCGGTTCGACGACCGCATCCTGGGCAAGCCGGCCGAGTTCTGCAAGAACGCCACCATCATCCACATCGATATCGATGCCGCGGAGATTGGAAAGATGATCCAGCCGCAGATTGCCTGCGTTGCCGACGCCAAGACGGCGATCGACGAGCTGGTCAAGCATGTTCCGGTTCTGGAGACGCTGGCGTGGCGCAAGCATCTCGAGGGCTACAAGGCCAAGTATCCGCTCAAGTTCAAGCGGCAGGGCAGCCTCAAGATGCAGCATATCATCGACGAGTTCTACAAGCTGACCGATGGCAAGGCCGTTGTTGCCACCGATGTTGGCCAGCACCAGATGTGGGCGGCTCAGTTCTATAAGAACGACTCCCGCTACAACTGGCTGAGCTCCGGCGGCGCCGGTACGATGGGCGTTGGCCTGCCATACTGCATTGGCTCGGCGTTCGGCCGCCCGAACGACATCAACGTCTGTTTCGTTGGCGACGGCGGGTTCCAGATGACCTTCTTCGAGCTGGCGACCGCCGCGTTGCACAAGCTGCCGATCAAGGTGGTTGTTTTGAACAACCACTACCTCGGCATGGTGCGCCAGTGGCAGGAGCTGTTCTACGACGACCGCAAGAGCGGCGTTGACCTCGAGGGCAACCCGGACTTCGTCAAGCTGGCCGAGTCGTTCGGCATCAAGGGCTTCAACCTGCGGCGCCCCGGCGATGTCAAGCGCGTGCTCCAGAATGCGCTGGAATACAACGAAGGCCCGTGCCTGATCAACTGCGAAGTTGAGAAGACCGATAACGTGTTCCCGATGATTCCCGCCGGTGCGGCCATCGAGGATATGTTGATCGAGCCGCCGAGCATCAAGCTGGAAAAACCGACGGGATCGACCTAGGCCGCTTGCGGCCGGGTGGTCGCTGGTCGGGAGGTCGAAAGTCGGAGGTCTTTCGATCCATGGCCGACCTTCGACCTTTGACCAACAGACCTTCGACCCTAAAACGGAGTTTTTAAAATGCCGAATTCAGATAAAAACATGCACACCTTGAGCGTTTACGTTTCGAACAAACCGGGGGCGCTTGCGCGTATCGCGCAGGTCTTCTCGCGGCGCGGCTTCAACATTGAGTCGTTGGTGGTTTCGCCTGCCGTCGATGGCCACTTCTCGCGGATGACCATCACGTGCAGCGGCGACCCGACCGGGCTGGAGCAGATCATCAAGCAGCTCCTGAAGCTGATCGATGTGCTGAACTGCATCGACCACACCTACGACGAGTCTGTCATGAAGGAGATGGGGCTGATCAAGATCGCCGTCGATAGCGAGGGCCGTTCCGAGGCGCTGCAGATTGCGGAGCACTATGGATGCAAAACCGTCGACCTGACCCCGGACTCGATGATTCTGCAGGTGGTCGGAAACCCCAGCAAGATCGACGCCCTCGAGGAAATGATTGCCAAGTTCACGATTATCGAGCTGGTTCGCACCGGCAAGGTGGTCATGAGCCGCGGGCAGGACGTGACGTAGCCCCGCTTTGCGGAAAGGATTGCGAAAGAGGCGGGGAAACCCGCCTTTTGTGTGTGTGGGTCAGCTGGCCTGCTGCATCAGGATGACTTCTTCACTGGTCGTGTGGAAGCGGCTGTCGACCCCCTTGTTGGTGGGGCAGCCGACGATCTCGATCAGCTCCCTCATCAGATACTTGAGGTGCTCGCCGCTGTTGGAGGCCAGGTTGAGCAGGTCGCGCTGCTCCTCGGAGATTTCGCCCACATAGCCGTGCATCATCATTTCGAGCGAGGCGTTGATGGCGGTGAGCGGTTGCATGAGTTCCTGCGCCACTTCCGAAAGAGCGGCCAGCAGCTCTGCCTGGTTCATGTTGCGTCCCTGGCCGCCAATGGTTCCGGTCTCGTCGTCCTTGAGGTGCTGCGAGAGGACATCGAGTTTTTCCTTGGTGGTAAAGATGGTGTCGTCGAGGTTGTTGCTGGCTTCGCCGAGCAGATCCTTCACCAGGGCGCCATCGGCCGAGTCCGACTTCATCAGGTTTTCGAGTTTCTCGAAGACCGTGGCCAGCGTATTGATGCCGGCGGCGATGGGCGGGTTGGATTCGCCTCCGGGAGCCTTGCGGCTGTCCACGACAATCCGGCGCCATTCGGAGGCCGGGAATTCGGATTCGGAGAGCAACCCTTCGGCCGCGGTTGCCCCGTGCGCCTTCACATAGGCTTGCAGCTCCTCTTTGCTGTGTTCGATGGCATCGCGATGTTCCATGTATTGCATCGCGGCCATTTCGAAGCCGAGGCTTTCATCCATTTCGCGGATGGTTTGAACAATTTGACGGTCGAGCTCCGGGTTGGAATCGCCGGTTAGGTCGCGCATGCGGTCGAGCACGCTTTCCTCAAGCAGCAGGAGCGCCTTGCGCATGTCGGCAACGCCTTCCGAGGATTGGAAGGCCGCCTGCTTGCGCAATCCATTGAACGTGCGGCGCAGGCAGCCCAGTACAATGTCGCCAAGCGATTCGCCGGAAAGTTCCGAAACCGATTGCCGGACGGCGACCGATTCCATAATCATCTTGCCCAGCCGGGCGGGGTCCGAGGCCAGCTCCGCAAGTTCTTCCCCGATTTCCCCTTTGTCGTCCAAATCGATGTCGCCTTTTAGAAACGCAACGATCTGCTCCACATGGACATCGCTTGAACCGCCCTGGCAGGAAGAGCCGGCTTCATCTTCCAGGGAGTCGTCTTCCAGCACGAGCACGCCGCTGCCACCCATCCCGGCCAGGTCGCTCGTGTTGGCAACGGTTTGGTCTTCGCGAACGGCTTCGAAACGGGTTTCTTCCGTTGAGATGTGGGCGAGGCCGGCCTGGCCCATGCCGGCCTGGAAATCGTTGGCTTCCTTGCAGGAGAGCAGTTCGGCCAGTTGCAGCAGTTCGTCGTTGCTGATTTTTGAATCAATCTTCAGTCCGGTGATGCGCAGGCGCGACAGCCGTCGTTCGAGCGATTTGAGCAGGGCGCCGCTGGCGGTAACCTGGACCCCGTCAACGGTAAGAGCGCCGCTGAAGCTACCGATGATGACCTTCCTGCGCTGCGTGAAGAGGGCGGTCATGGCCTCGATCGTTGTGGTGGCGGCTTGCTGTACTGCCGGATGGTGGTTTCCGTAGGTCGTAATGATGTTGATGGTGCGGCTAAGCTCAGTTAGTGCATGCTGCAAGGCCGCGTCTTCGATGGTTTGGGACGGTATGGTTTTATGTTCTTCGGCTGCCATGTGTCTCTCTCGTTTGCGTCTAAATTGATGATTGCAAGTTAGCACAAAGCATGCCTACTGGTGGGCCCGCAGAAGAAAAGACGCACGGGTTGCAGGAGTTTCCGTGGCGAGGTGAATAGATGGAAAAAGGGGGTGGGGTTCTCCGGGTATGGGCATGGCCCTGGGTATCGATGGAGATCGCTTCCTGAACGGTCTCTGTGGCTTCGGCCGATGTCCCCGCTTGTTCTCGATGCTGGGAATTCGTGTTTCAAAAAGGCCGCCCTTGTCGATGCCCTTTTCATGCAGGGGAAAGGGGGCGCCGGTGTCTGGGCAAAAAGAAACCCCGCTGGGTTAGGGCGGGGTGCTCTTCGGAGTGGGCGGTGAATGAGTTGGGTTCACTTGGGTTACCGCCGCTTATTAAATTGTTGGGTTCATTCATGTATACGAGGGTATTTCCCGCAGCGTTACCCGAATTGGACTTTTTTTTGAAAAAAGTTCGGGATACGAAAAAAGGCCGCCCCGGAGGACGGCCTTTTCGGAATCGCATAGGCGGTTGCCTATTTGACTTTGCCTTCCGCGCGGCGCTTCTCGACCACTTCGTTCGCGATGTTGATCGGAACGGCTTCGTAGTGTTCGAAGGTCATGGAGAAGGATGCACGTCCCTGGGTGAGGGAGCGGATGGTGTTGGAGTAGCCGAACATTTCGCTCAGCGGAACCATGCCCTTGACGATCTTCATGCCGCCCCGCTCGTCCATGGATTCGATGCGTCCACGGCGCTGAGCGATGGTGGAGTTGCACGGGCCCATGAATTCTTCCGGGGTGGTGATTTCGATGCTCATGATCGGTTCCAGCAGTTGCGGGTTGCCCTTCATGAAGAGCTCCTTGAAGCCCTGGCGACCGGCAATCTGGAAGGCGAAGTCCGAGGAGTCGACATCGTGGTAGGAGCCGTCCAGCAACGTGGCTTTCATGTCGACGACGGGATAGCCGGCAAACGGGCCGGCTTCGAGCGCCTGGATGATGCCTTTCTCAACCGACGGAATGTATTCGGAAGGAATACGGCCACCAACGACTTTGTTTTCGAATTCGAAACCGTCGCCCGGCTTGCCCGGCGCAACCGACATAACAACGTGGCCATACTGACCGCGACCACCGGACTGCTTGGAGTGCTTGTAGGAACCTTCCGCAGGGGAGGTGGCGGTTTCGCGGTAGGCCACTTCCGGGCGGCCAACTTCTGCCACAACGCCGAACTCGCGCTTGAGGCGGTCCACGATGATTTCGAGGTGAAGCTCGCCCATGCCGGCAATGATGGTTTCGCTGGTTTCGTGGTCGAAGGAGACGGTGAAGGTCGGGTCTTCGTCGGCCAGGCGGTGCAGGGCTTCGCCCAGTTTTTCGTTGTCGGCGTTGGATTCCGGCTTGATGGAAATCGAGATTACCGGTGCCGGGAAGTCCATGGACTCGAGGAAGATTTCATTTTCCTTTTCGCAGAGGGTGTCGCCGGTTTTGGTTTCGGTAAGTCCCGCAACGGCTACAATGTCGCCGGCCACGGCAATGTCGATGGCTTCCTGGCGGTTGGAGTGCATGCGGAGCAGGCGGCCAATGCGCTGTTTCTTCTGCTGGGAGGAGTTCCAGATGTTGGTGCCGGCAGTCATGGTTCCGGAGTAGATGCGCAGGTAGGTCAACTTGCCCATGTGCTTATCGGACATGATCTTGAACGCCAGGGCGGAGAAGACTTCGTTGTCATCGACCTTGCGCTGGTTTTCCGGGTTCTTGGTGCAGATGATCGGCGGGATTTCGTTCGGGGCCGGCAGAATCTTGATGACGCCGTCGAGAACCTGCTGAACGCCTTTGTTCTTGAAGGCGGAGCCGCAGTATACCGGCACCACCTGGCGGGCGCAGGTGGCCTTGCGCAGAATCGTCCAGATTTCTTTTTCGGAAAGGTCGCCTTCCTCGAAATATTTTTCGAGCAGCGCTTCGTCCATCTCGGCACATTTTTCAACGAGGTTGTTGCGCCATTCCTTGGCGGTTTCAACGAGATCGTCCGGAACATCAACTTCGTCCCACTCGGCACCCTTGGAGTCTTCCTTGAAGATCAGGGCCTTCATGGTAATCAGGTCAACCACGCCGATGAAGGAGTCGGAGGCGCCGATTGGTATAACGACCGGCACGGCGTTCGCGCCCAGCATGTCCTGGATGCCTTCAACGACCGAGTAGAAGTCGGCGCCGATGCGGTCCATCTTGTTGACGAAGGCGATCTTCGGTACTTCGTAGCGCTCGGACTGGTGCCAAACGGTTTCGGACTGGGGTTGGACGCCGCCCACCGCGCAGTAGAGGGCAATGGCGCCATCGAGTACGCGCAGGGCGCGTTCCACTTCCATCGTGAAATCCACGTGGCCGGGGGTGTCGATGATCGAGATCATGTGGTCTTTCCACATGCAGGTGGTTGCCGCGGAGGTGATCGTGATGCCGCGTTCCTGTTCCTGTTCCATCCAGTCCATGGTGGCTGCGCCGTCATGAACCTCGCCAATCTTGTGCGAGCGACCGGTGTAGTAAAGGATGCGTTCAGACACGGTGGTCTTGCCGGCGTCAATATGCGCCATAATGCCGATGTTGCGGACATTCTTCAATGGGACTGTTCTGGCCATTAGTTTTCCTCGTTAATAATTAACGTTTTGCGGCACCGCTTCCCGGCGCCTTGCTTGTGGATACAAATCTTCTTTAACCCTCTAAAGGCGCGCAAATATGCCGATTGCCCCCCACGTCTTCAAGGGTTATTTCGTTAAAAGTTGGGGTTCTGGGGAATACGCATTTTCGGGGAATAAAACTCGCAGGCAACCCAATGATTTCGCTTTACTGCTGTGCCTTATGTTTATTGATACGCATGTACATTTTGATCGGTTCGTGAAAGACGGCACCTTCGGGGAGGTGCTGGAGCGGGCGAAAGAGGCGCAACTCCATGAAATGGTGGCCATCGGCGGGACGGCCGAGGCCAACGCGCTATCGCTCAAGCTGGCGGA
This DNA window, taken from Pontiella desulfatans, encodes the following:
- the fusA gene encoding elongation factor G → MARTVPLKNVRNIGIMAHIDAGKTTVSERILYYTGRSHKIGEVHDGAATMDWMEQEQERGITITSAATTCMWKDHMISIIDTPGHVDFTMEVERALRVLDGAIALYCAVGGVQPQSETVWHQSERYEVPKIAFVNKMDRIGADFYSVVEGIQDMLGANAVPVVIPIGASDSFIGVVDLITMKALIFKEDSKGAEWDEVDVPDDLVETAKEWRNNLVEKCAEMDEALLEKYFEEGDLSEKEIWTILRKATCARQVVPVYCGSAFKNKGVQQVLDGVIKILPAPNEIPPIICTKNPENQRKVDDNEVFSALAFKIMSDKHMGKLTYLRIYSGTMTAGTNIWNSSQQKKQRIGRLLRMHSNRQEAIDIAVAGDIVAVAGLTETKTGDTLCEKENEIFLESMDFPAPVISISIKPESNADNEKLGEALHRLADEDPTFTVSFDHETSETIIAGMGELHLEIIVDRLKREFGVVAEVGRPEVAYRETATSPAEGSYKHSKQSGGRGQYGHVVMSVAPGKPGDGFEFENKVVGGRIPSEYIPSVEKGIIQALEAGPFAGYPVVDMKATLLDGSYHDVDSSDFAFQIAGRQGFKELFMKGNPQLLEPIMSIEITTPEEFMGPCNSTIAQRRGRIESMDERGGMKIVKGMVPLSEMFGYSNTIRSLTQGRASFSMTFEHYEAVPINIANEVVEKRRAEGKVK